In Castanea sativa cultivar Marrone di Chiusa Pesio chromosome 6, ASM4071231v1, a single window of DNA contains:
- the LOC142639627 gene encoding uncharacterized protein LOC142639627, giving the protein MGRVAKWRTILGVFDIKYMPRTAIKGQVLADLVAEFTEYLAMVGTEEEEFKGVQVLTISIHENPTWKLYVDGAANQRGSRVGIVIMSLEGITIEKSLRLGFSATNNEAKYEALLTGTTMVRKLGGKAVEIFSNLRLVIEQVKGELESRDHRIHENLNEARQLQSGFKFFSIQQVSRSNNTHVDSLATLATSSNQGLLWVILTEDQLMPVEVELVRGLDIVGPFPKVVGNQRWLLVDTDYFTKWVEIEPLSNKKDVDAKKFVWKNILTRFRIPHTLISDNGLQFDSKAFERYYGELGIKNMYSTPTYSQGNGQAEAVNKVIVNGMKNRLDKAKVRWVDELPHIL; this is encoded by the exons ATGGGAAGGGTCGCCAAGTGGAGGACAATTTTGGGAgtgtttgatataaagtacatgcctcgtaccGCTATTAAAGGGCAAGTTCTTGCGGACTTGGTAGCAGAATTTACAGAATATCTAGCAATGGTTGGAACCGAGGAGGAAGAGTTTAAGGGAGTACAAGTTTTAACAATTTCTATCCACGAAAATCCGACTTGGAAGCTTTACGTTGATGGGGCGGCTAACCAGAGGGGGTCTAGAGTTGGGATAGTGATAATGTCCCTAGAGGGGATTACTATTGAGAAATCTCTAAGGTTGGGCTTTtcagctactaataatgaggccaaATATGAAGCCTTGCTAACTGGGACAACTATGGTGAGGAAACTAGGTGGAAAGGCAGTTGAGATTTTCTCAAACTTAAGGTTAGTCATCGAACAAGTCAAGGGCGAGTTGGAATCCAGAGATCATAGGATACATGAAAATCTAAATGAAGCTCGGCAACTACAATCTGGCTTTAAGTTTTTCTCTATACAACAGGTCTCGAGAAGCAATAATACTCATGTAGACTCCCTAGCAACTTTAGCAACTTCTTCGAATCAGGGCCTTCTTTGGGTCATCCTTACGGAGGATCAGTTAATGCCAGTCGAGGTGGAATTGGTGAGG ggcttggatattgtagggccatttcctaAAGTAGTGGGAAACCAAAGATGGCTCCTTGTCGATactgattacttcacaaagtgggtcGAGATTGAGCCGTTATCTAATAAAAAGGATGTTGATgcaaagaagtttgtctggaagaATATTCTTACCAGATTTAGGATTCCTCATACTCTTATCTCTGACAATGGGCtccaatttgatagcaaagctttCGAAAGGTATTATGGTGAGCTTGGTATTAAGAATATGTACTCAACCCCAACCTATTCGCAAGGGAATGGGCAAGCTGAAGCAGTTAATAAGGTCATAGTTAATGGGATGAAAAATAGGCTAGATAAAGCTAAGGTTAGGTGGGTTGATGAGCTTCCACACATTCTTTGA
- the LOC142639626 gene encoding uncharacterized protein LOC142639626, whose protein sequence is MVVHSRNEALMCKVFPSSLRPIAMRWFDRLEEGSINSFRELTRAFGARFVTCSRVPRPLDSLLSMAMREGETLKTYSDRYWETFNEIDGEFKDVAVRTFKVVLPTEHELRKSLTMKPARSMRQLMDRINEHKRVEEDQQQGKGKTKIFPSNQRDARSKRYNNN, encoded by the coding sequence aTGGTTGTTCACTCTAGAAATGAAGCTTTGATGTGCAAGGTTTTTCCCTCTAGTCTAAGACCTATTGCGATGCGATGGTTTGATAGGCTTGAAGAAGGTTCAATCAATTCTTTTCGAGAGCTCACAAGGGCTTTCGGTGCTCGATTTGTTACATGCAGCAGGGTTCCTCGCCCCCTAGATTCCCTGTTATCTATGGCAATGAGAGAGGGTGAAACTCTCAAAACCTACTCGGATAGATACTGGGAAacgtttaatgagatagatggagaaTTTAAGGATGTCGCAGTAAGGACATTCAAGGTCGTTCTCCCTACCGAGCACGAATTGAGAAAATCTTTAACAATGAAACCTGCACGGAGTATGCGCCAACTTATGGATCGAATTAATGAGCATAAACGGGTCGAAGAGGATCAGCAACAAGGGAAGGGGAAGACAAAGATTTTTCCCTCTAACCAAAGAGATGCTAGGTCCAAGAGATATAATAATAACTGA